One window of Camelina sativa cultivar DH55 chromosome 4, Cs, whole genome shotgun sequence genomic DNA carries:
- the LOC104782566 gene encoding uncharacterized protein LOC104782566 yields MVKASDFKAIQGFIRLHYTRVNPVTITRSNPSALSSPAIPSNGVSQLHSFHSLSSKPTYTNVGLSQILSSHPKFSPKLQALGLPRVNLSFASAFRLVSTKSTGFRKVDGNFARKVVEKPVKAVSSTFARYREAIGLHIDGFWKKNSLFVVGAGGVFVCIFLWRIMFGIASTFVGRSEGMAKYGFLALSSAIVAFSGLYLRARFTINPDKVYRMTMTKINTAAEILEAMGAPLSGSDLRAYVMSGGGLTFKKFKPTIRSKRCFLLFPVQGSERKGLVSVEVKKKKGQYDMKLLAVDIPMASGPDQRLFLIGDEEEYRVGGGLISVLRDPVVKAMAATKEFDNLDRIEEEEDAERELQEAERKHREEIEKLEKEDS; encoded by the exons ATGGTGAAAGCATCGGACTTTAAAGCAATTCAAGGGTTTATTCGATTGCATTACACACGGGTCAACCCTGTCACCATTACCCGCTCAAACCCATCGGCTCTGTCTTCTCCAGCTATTCCCTCCAATGGTGTTTCCCAGCTTCATAGCTTCCATAGCTTATCCTCGAAACCCACTTATACAAACGTGGGTTTATCTCAGATTCTGTCCTCTCATCCTAAGTTCAGTCCAAAGCTTCAGGCTTTGGGTTTGCCTCGTGTGAATTTGAGTTTTGCCTCGGCGTTTAGATTGGTATCCACTAAGAGCACTGGATTCCGAAAGGTTGATGGGAACTTTGCGAGGAAGGTTGTTGAAAAGCCTGTTAAAGCTGTTAGTTCTACTTTTGCTAGATACCGTGAGGCTATAGGGTTGCACATTGATGGGTTTTGGAAAAAGAATAGTCTTTTTGTGGTTGGAGCTGGAGGAGTTTTTGTATGTATTTTCCTTTGGAGGATTATGTTTGGAATTGCTAGTACATTTGTTGGCCGTTCAGAGGGCATGGCCAAGTATGGGTTTCTAGCACTCTCCTCAGCCATCGTAGCATTTTCT GGACTATACCTTCGCGCAAGGTTCACAATTAATCCCGATAAAGTTTATAGAATGACCATGACGAAGATCAATACGGCAGCTGAAATTCTTGAAGCTATGGGTGCTCCTCTGTCAGGATCAGATTTACGAGCTTATGTGATGTCAGGTGGTGGCTTAACATTTAAGAAATTCAAGCCAACAATAAGGAGCAAGCGCTGCTTTCTCCTATTCCCCGTTCAGGGTTCTGAGAGAAAGGGTCTTGTTAGCGTTgaagttaagaagaagaaaggccaG TATGACATGAAGCTTTTGGCGGTAGATATTCCAATGGCGTCTGGTCCAGACCAACGGTTATTTCTTATAGGCGATGAAGAAGAGTACAGAGTTGGTGGTGGTTTAATCTCTGTGTTAAGAGACCCTGTTGTGAAAGCCATGGCAGCAACTAAGGAGTTCGATAATCTTGATAGaattgaggaggaagaagacgctGAAAGAGAACTTCAAGAAGCCGAACGAAAGCACCGTGAAGAGATCGAGAAGCTCGAGAAAGAGGACTCATAA
- the LOC104782564 gene encoding E3 ubiquitin-protein ligase SHPRH-like yields MGRKKQSKPQRSVGLSTQTGSDSDGKQLLPGEEAEGSGEKIFEDINKPYYVNICSSSPVSEQQQQNFDLAEVVLTNLSLRERVGTSSTVTSIGIDHDLDCSLRFRLCNVTSFVDRIKLGHWPVLSSSDITLELVDNKVSDDEAESMIWSASFDGPGEGVSGLAHLASIKFLTLRLVPGNQGFLSPRVRVEMLQQAFDACDSLLENTRQIWKKSMVHVMSWLRPEVMTSEARYGSQLNVKETESLFVLEAENLDSSKKPRFDAAAFYEAIKPSKMDPMLEDDITDLLPELRPYQRRAAYWMVQRERGDPITLGDKEDNQFISPLSISVAFLDSATKMFFNPFSGNISLAPEYFSPRIPGGILADEMGLGKTVELLACIFSHRKPAEDEISVSNGPSVTDDRNTGLKRLKRERVECICGAVSESRKYKGVWVQCDLCDAWQHADCVGYSPKGKGKKASQHVDEIVSQKKSKKDATEIIVRQGEYICQMCAELLKVTASPISTGATLIVCPAPILSQWHSEITRHTRLGSLVTCIYEGVRNVSLSEEPVIDITELLNADIVLTTYDVLKEDLTHDFDRHDGDRHCLRFQKRYPVIPTPLTRIFWWRICLDEAQMVESNAAAATEMALRLYTKHRWCITGTPIQRKLDDLSGLLRFLKADPFDVSRWWVEVIRDPYERRDTKAMEFTHKFFKQVMWRSSKVHVADELQLPPQEECVSWLKFSAIEEHFYSRQHETCVSYAREVIETLKRDILKRGHTSSDNPLITHAEAAKLLNSLLKLRQACCHPQVGSSGLRSLQQTPMTMEEILVVLVKKTQNEGEEALRVLIVALNGIAAIAMLKQEFSEAVSLYKEALNITEENAEDFRLDPLLNIHILHNLAEILPLAESYSAASGRPETKIDENDDDHHRASKRQRINELESLTHDSSEAAQQWEAIAPDNGLKKDKECHEECKTLNIVCHTLKVKYLSSFNSKLSAAQQEFKKSYNQVSESLSNMEKQRSSWWLDALQLAEQNKDFSSELIRKIEEAIHGGFNKSSSSRANSRFRTIHAMKLHLQTSMDMLESSRKKAIDRILEIDQTMEKPKMEDIERIGNCKYCNKKDDGPTCIHCELDELFQEYEARLFRFNKSRRGLMELAAAEETVHLQKKRSALNLFFIGLSSKNKDSNAPHGDNEEPTKRNAGDAVFVSKSPSETEIVLGVIRNHCKSYLDRENKSAATKHLHTLEVMRKEYAHARALGRAQAQLLRAYDEINMSTMRLQLRESEDDTSLYALSQDELDVASVLNTNDKFMAQSSLLSIKGKLRYLKGLMKSKQKQELENPDRSSPIQETVKASDPVEQDGENLLKRDEACPICQEILRNQKMVFQCGHSTCCNCFFAMTERKSVQETQQKWVMCPICRQHTDVRNIAYADDRRDSSSSDQDHKDNEASLVVQGSYGTKIEAVTRRILWIKSSDPQAKVLVFSSWKDVLDVLEHAFAANSITFIRMQGGRKSQTAISKFKESEKETQKTNSHPKDTKSIQVLLLLVQHGANGLNLLEAQHVILVEPLLNPAAEAQAVGRVHRIGQEKPTLVHRFLVTGTVEESIYKLNRNKNTNLNSFSSRNTKNQDQQFLTLRDLESLFASPAAETAEMEENTGERQKNLRDLPPSVAAALAAERRMKESNASSSTTNAS; encoded by the exons atggGTAGGAAAAAACAATCCAAGCCACAACGTTCAGTGGGTTTGAGCACTCAAACCGGTTCTGATTCAGATGGAAAGCAATTATTACCCGGTGAAGAAGCTGAGGGTTCTGGGgaaaagatttttgaagataTCAATAAGCCGTATTATGTGAACATATGTTCAAGTAGTCCAGTTTcagagcagcagcagcagaactTTGATTTAGCTGAAGTTGTTCTAACGAATTTAAGTTTGAGAGAACGTGTAGGAACTAGTAGTACAGTCACATCCATTGGGATTGATCATGATCTTGATTGCTCGTTACGGTTTCGGCTATGTAATGTGACTAGTTTTGTTGATCGGATTAAGCTTGGTCATTGGCCAGTATTGTCTTCGAGTGATATAACTTTGGAATTGGTTGATAATAAGGTGTCTGATGATGAGGCTGAGTCAATGATTTGGTCTGCTAGTTTTGACGGTCCAGGTGAAGGGGTTTCGGGTCTTGCTCATTTGGCAAGTATCAAGTTTTTGACTTTAAGGCTCGTGCCGGGTAATCAGGGCTTTTTGTCTCCTAGAGTTAGAGTTGAGATGCTTCAGCAGGCCTTTGATGCTTGTGATTCGCTTCTTGAGAATACAAGGCAAATATGGAAAAAGAGTATGGTTCACGTTATGTCTTGGTTGAGGCCAGAGGTAATGACATCAGAGGCTAGATATGGGTCACAACTAAACGTGAAGGAAACTGAATCATTATTCGTGTTGGAAGCTGAAAATTTGGACTCTAGTAAGAAGCCTAGGTTTGATGCTGCTGCTTTTTATGAAGCCATAAAGCCATCAAA GATGGATCCGATGCTTGAAGATGACATAACTGATTTGCTCCCAGAACTTAGGCCGTACCAACGACGTGCAGCTTATTGGATGGTTCAGCGAGAGAGAGGAGATCCAATAACGTTGGGAGACAAGGAAGACAACCAATTCATTTCACCTTTGTCTATCTCCGTGGCATTCCTTGACTCTGCTACAAAAATGTTCTTTAACCCATTCAG TGGGAATATCTCATTGGCTCCAGAGTATTTTTCACCTCGAATTCCAGGCGGTATTCTTGCTG ATGAAATGGGATTGGGAAAAACGGTTGAACTACTTGCATGCATCTTTTCTCATCGAAAACCAGCCGAGGATGAAATATCTGTGTCTAACGGGCCATCAGTTACCGATGATCGGAACACTGGTTTGAAAAGATTGAAAAGGGAACGTGTTGAGTGCATATGTGGAGCTGTCAGTGAAAGTCGCAAATACAAAGGAGTCTGGGTACAGTGTGACCTTTGTGATGCTTGGCAGCATGCAGATTGTGTAGGTTATTCACCTAAAGGGAAAGGTAAGAAGGCTAGTCAACATGTTGATGAAATAGTGTCTCAAAAGAAGAGCAAAAAGGATGCAACGGAAATTATTGTCAGACAAGGTGAATATATTTGCCAAATGTGCGCTGAACTTCTAAAAGTGACTGCCTCTCCCATCTCTACGGGTGCCACTCTTATTGTCTGTCCAGCTCCTATATTATCACAATGGCATTCCGAGATTACACG GCATACGCGCTTGGGTTCACTCGTAACATGTATCTATGAAGGTGTGAGGAATGTCTCACTCTCTGAAGAACCTGTGATTGACATCACTGAACTCCTCAATGCTGACATTGTTTTAACTACATATGATGTCCTCAAAGAGGACTTGACACATGACTTCGACAGGCATGATGGTGACCGGCACTGTCTTAGATTTCAGAAAAG GTACCCTGTTATTCCGACTCCACTAACCAGAATATTCTGGTGGAGGATTTGCTTGGATGAGGCCCAGATGGTGGAGAGCAATGCAGCTGCTGCAACAGAGATGGCGTTGAGATTATATACCAAACACCGTTGGTGTATCACTGGAACTCCTATACAACGCAAACTTGATGACTTATCTGGACTGTTGAGGTTCCTTAAAGCAGATCCGTTCGATGTTTCAAGATGGTGGGTAGAAGTTATAAGAGATCCGTATGAG AGACGAGACACAAAGGCTATGGAATTTACGCACAAATTTTTCAAACAAGTTATGTGGCGTTCTTCAAAAGTCCATGTGGCTGATGAATTGCAACTCCCACCTCAAGAAGAATGCGTCTCGTGGCTCAAATTTTCTGCAATTGAAGAACACTTCTACAGCAGACAGCATGAAACTTGTGTGAGTTATGCCCGCGAAGTTATAGAAACTTTGAAACGTGATATTCTTAAAAGAG GTCATACTTCTTCTGATAACCCTTTAATCACTCATGCCGAAGCTGCAAAACTGTTGAACTCGCTCCTGAAGTTGCGCCAAGCTTGCTGCCATCCCCAAGTAGGAAGTTCAGGTCTACGTTCATTGCAACAAACTCCAATGACCATGGAAGAAATTCTAGTG GTCCTTGTGAAAAAGACTCAGAACGAGGGAGAAGAAGCTCTTAGAGTGTTAATCGTTGCATTAAATGGAATTGCTGCTATTGCCATGCTTAAGCAAGAATTTTCCGAAGCAGTATCGTTATACAAAGAAGCATTGAATATAACTGAAGAGAACGCCGAGGATTTTCGTCTTGATCCATTGTTAAATATTCACATTCTTCACAATTTAGCTGAGATACTACCATTGGCCGAAAGCTACAGTGCTGCGTCAGGAAGGCCTGAAACTAAAatagatgaaaatgatgacGATCATCATCGTGCATCGAAAAGGCAAAGGATCAATGAGCTCGAGAGTTTAACTCATGATTCTTCAGAAGCTGCACAACAGTGGGAAGCCATTGCTCCAGACAATGGTTTAAAGAAGGATAAAGAGTGTCATGAAGAGTGCAAAACTCTGAATATAGTTTGTCACACTTTGAAAGTTAAGTATTTATCCTCATTCAACTCGAAGCTTTCTGCCGCTCAGCAGGAATTCAAAAAGTCATACAATCAG GTTTCCGAGTCATTGAGCAATATGGAGAAACAACGTTCGAGTTGGTGGTTGGATGCCCTGCAACTTGCTGAACAAAATAAAGACTTCTCTAGCGAGTTGATCAGGAAGATTGAAGAGGCCATCCATGGAGGCTTCAACAAATCAAGCTCCTCCAGAGCGAATTCTCG CTTTAGAACTATACATGCCATGAAACTTCATCTGCAGACTTCTATGGATATGCTGGAAAGCTCTAGAAAGAAAGCGATAGATAGGATTCTAGAAATTGACCAGACTATGGAGAAACCAAAAATGGAGGATATTGAGCGTATTGGCAACTGCAAGTATTGCAACAAGAAGGATGATGGCCCCACGTGTATTCATTGCGAGCTAGATGAACTATTCCAG GAATACGAGGCTAGGCTATTTCGTTTTAACAAATCTCGTAGGGGATTAATGGAACTTGCAGCTGCTGAAGAGACAGTACATTTGCAGAAGAAGAGATCTGCCcttaatcttttctttattgGTTTGTCATCAAAGAATAAGGATTCAAATGCACCGCATGGTGACAATGAGGAGCCCACCAAAAGAAATGCTGGTGACGCTGTGTTC GTTTCAAAATCTCCATCTGAGACGGAAATAGTTCTTGGAGTGATAAGAAACCATTGTAAAAGCTATTTAGATAGGGAAAATAAATCGGCAGCCACAAAACATTTGCATACCCTTGAG GTGATGCGAAAGGAATATGCACATGCAAGGGCTTTGGGTAGGGCTCAAGCTCAACTCCTACGAGCCTACGATGAGATTAACATGTCAACAATGAGACTACAGCTTAGAGAATCTGAAGATGACACATCGCTCTATGCTTTGAGCCAAGATGAGTTAGATGTTGCTAGTGTACTGAACACAAATGATAAATTTATGGCTCAATCCTCGTTGCTTAGTATAAAAGGAAAACTTCGTTATTTGAAG GGTTTGATGAAATCCAAGCAGAAACAAGAATTAGAGAATCCAGATCGTTCCTCACCCATACAGGAAACAGTCAAGGCTTCAGATCCTGTTGAACAGGATGGCGAAAACCTTCTTAAGAGAGATGAAGCATGCCCGATATGTCAAGAAATCCTACGGAATCAGAAGATGGTTTTCCAGTGCGGGCATTCCACTTGCTGTAACT GCTTTTTTGCTATGACTGAGCGAAAATCTGTTCAAGAAACGCAGCAAAAGTGGGTGATGTGTCCAATATGCAGGCAACATACAGATGTTAGAAATATTGCATATGCTGATGACAGACGAGACAGTTCTTCGTCAGATCAAGATCACAAAGACAATGAAGCATCATTGGTGGTTCAAGGTTCATATGGAACAAAG ATCGAAGCTGTTACTAGAAGAATCTTATGGATCAAGTCAAGTGACCCACAAGCGAAGGTTCTAGTTTTTTCCAGCTGGAAAGATGTTCTTGATGTGTTAGAACATGCCTTCGCTGCCAATAGCATCACCTTTATCCGGATGCAAGGAGGCAG GAAATCACAGACAGCCATTAGCAAATTCAAGGAATCTGAGAAAGAAACCCAAAAGACAAACTCCCATccaaaagacacaaaatcaaTTCAAGTCCTATTGCTTTTGGTGCAGCATGGTGCCAACGGTCTTAATCTTCTAGAGGCGCAGCATGTAATCCTGGTGGAACCGCTTCTAAATCCGGCTGCGGAAGCGCAAGCTGTTGGTCGTGTTCACCGGATTGGGCAAGAGAAACCTACTCTAGTTCATCGTTTCCTG GTAACGGGCACAGTGGAAGAAAGCATCTACAAACTGAACAGAAATAAGAATACAAACTTAAATTCATTCAGCAGCAGGAATACAAAAAATCAAGATCAACAGTTCTTGACACTGAGAGATCTCGAATCTCTATTTGCTTCACCAGCAGCAGAAACAGCAGAGATGGAAGAAAACACGGGAGAAAGACAGAAGAATCTGAGAGATCTACCGCCCTCAGTTGCTGCAGCATTAGCAGCCGAGAGGAGAATGAAGGAAAGTAATGCATCTTCATCAACTACAAACGCATCATGA
- the LOC104782563 gene encoding probable RNA-binding protein EIF1AD encodes MNRGRRNLKQAASEQDFTLEECQSIAQVVSLRGSNQIEIMDAKGENSLALFPAKFRESMWIRRGSFVVIDHTGKEKAQESGSKVTSIVCKVLFFEQVRLLQKSPEWPEIFKDTKPIPADESSQIPIPEQEDDGEDDSSDDDDGMPPLEANTNRLRPFGVKCDAETDSESDSDS; translated from the exons atgaacagaggaagaaggaatctGAAACAAGCGGCGTCAGAGCAGGATTTCACGCTTGAGGAATGTCAAAGCATTGCTCAAGTCGTCTCTCTCAGAGGTTCCAATCAAATTGAG ATAATGGATGCAAAGGGAGAGAACTCATTAGCATTGTTTCCAGCTAAGTTTCGTGAGAGCATGTGGATCAGACGAG GAAGCTTTGTAGTGATTGACCATACAGGAAAGGAAAAGGCACAAGAGTCTGGTAGCAAAGTTACATCTATTGTTTGTAAAGTTCTCTTCTTTGAGCAAGTCCGTCTCCTTCAAAAGTCTCcggaatg GCCGGAAATCTTCAAAGATACTAAACCGATTCCAGCTGATGAAAGCTCTCAGATACCTATTCCAGAgcaagaagatgatggtgaGGATGAttcaagtgatgatgatgatggcatGCCCCCATTGGAAGCAAACACAAACAGATTGAGACCGTTTGGAGTGAAATGTGACGCAGAAACAGATTCAGAGTCAGATTCTGATTCATAG
- the LOC104782562 gene encoding ubiquinol-cytochrome c reductase complex 6.7 kDa protein-like, whose protein sequence is MAGTAGLLKVVKPKIQPVDIQAAAGWGIAAAAGAIWVVQPFDWIKKTFIDPPPVEEK, encoded by the exons ATGGCAGGAACAGCTGGTTTACTCAAGGTCGTGAAGCCAAAGATCCAACCGGTGGATATTCAAGCCGCCGCTGGATGGGGAATCGCCGCCGCAGCCGGTGCCATCTGGGTTGTCCAA CCATTTGATTGGATAAAGAAGACATTCATTGACCCACCTCCAGTTGAAGAAAAGTGA
- the LOC104782565 gene encoding thioredoxin-like protein CXXS2 has translation MGNHCTRTPCCRKVWSCICCCSRKNKTQAWSQKGSGFIKGKVHPVSRIEKWEEKMTEAKRNGNILVVNFKASWCLPCKKLAPIYHELASTYTSMIFVTIDVEELAEFSNEWNVEATPTVVFLKDGRQMDKLVGGDAAELQKKTAAVADLLLRQS, from the exons ATGGGGAATCATTGTACAAGAACTCCTTGTTGTAGAAAG GTGTGGTCATGTATATGCTGTTGCAGTAGAAAGAACAAGACTCAAGCTTGGAGCCAAAAAGGGTCTGGATTTATAAAAGGGAAGGTCCATCCCGTAAGTAGAATCGAGAAGTGGGAGGAGAAGATGACAGAAGCTAAAAGGAATGGCAAcatt CTCGTAGTGAATTTCAAGGCTTCATGGTGTTTACCTTGTAAAAAGCTAGCACCAATATACCATGAGCTTGCTTCCACATACACATCAATGATATTTGTCACTATAGACGTCGAAGAGCTCGCT GAGTTTAGTAATGAATGGAACGTGGAAGCAACTCCAACAGTAGTGTTCCTCAAGGATGGGAGGCAAATGGATAAACTTGTAGGTGGCGATGCTGCAGAGCTTCAGAAGAAAACTGCAGCAGTTGCAGATCTCCTTCTCAGACAATCTTAA